CATGACAACCACCCTGGAGACGCTGCAGGAGGCCCGCCCTGACCTGGAGCTGAGCCCCAGGCTGCTTGATGGATGTGAGGACTCGGCTGGCCGCTACAAGGTGGTTCCCTCCGTTGTCTGCTCCATGTGCTGCCTCTTTGGCGTCATTTACTGCTTCTTTGGTGAGTTGAACATTTTGCTGCCCTCATCCCAAACACACAAGgaagtaatgtgtgtgtgtaaagcatgACTTTTGATCCATGAAGACTGTCTATTGTTGATGTAACACATTTCTCGATCACCTTCCTCCAGGCTATCGTTGCTTCAAGGCAGTGATGTTCCTGACGGGCCTGATGTTTGGCTCCGTTGTCATCTTCATGCTCTGCTACAAGGAGCGCGTGCTGGACACCCAGCTGAGTGTGGAGGCCTCAGTGGGCATCGGCCTGGGCATCGGCACGCTCTGCGGCCTGGTCACCATGCTGGTTCGCAGTGTGGGCCTCTTCATGGTGGGTCTGCTGCTGGGCCTGCTGGTGGCCGTTGCCACATTGGTGGGCATGGAGGAGCTTTCCGACAGTCCGCCACGCTCCGTCTGGGTGCCTCTGGGCGTGCTGCTTGGCCTGGGCATGCTTTTTGCTGTGCTCACGCTCCAGTGGCAGCGCATCTTCACCACGCTGTCCACAGCGGTTTTCGGCGCAGCTGTCATCACCGTAGCGCTGGACTACTTTGTGGAGCTCTTTGCGCTCGTTCTGTACATGTATGAGCGCATGAAGGCTGTGCCCGGCAAGCCAGTTTGCTGGATTACCTGGGTGGTGCTGGGGGTGTGGCCTGCGCTCACCCTGCTCGGTGTCGTGGTCCAGTGGAAGGTGACTGCTGAGGGCTACTCGCATACCAAGGGTGAGGAGCAATGATGGTAGCTTTGTCTGGTGTCAAGGGCTGCATCCTTTGACTGGCTTTGAACGCCAGCGATGTCATAAGGCTCCTTCAAATGCCACCTTCTCTTCCCATTTTTTTGGAGCCCTGCCACATCCCAAGATTTTTTTCCGCA
Above is a genomic segment from Dunckerocampus dactyliophorus isolate RoL2022-P2 chromosome 1, RoL_Ddac_1.1, whole genome shotgun sequence containing:
- the LOC129185869 gene encoding transmembrane protein 198-B-like, with amino-acid sequence MTTTLETLQEARPDLELSPRLLDGCEDSAGRYKVVPSVVCSMCCLFGVIYCFFGYRCFKAVMFLTGLMFGSVVIFMLCYKERVLDTQLSVEASVGIGLGIGTLCGLVTMLVRSVGLFMVGLLLGLLVAVATLVGMEELSDSPPRSVWVPLGVLLGLGMLFAVLTLQWQRIFTTLSTAVFGAAVITVALDYFVELFALVLYMYERMKAVPGKPVCWITWVVLGVWPALTLLGVVVQWKVTAEGYSHTKVIISRQQRRMQVMRIRQRDDRYRHKKKKKKHQGSSSSQHQAKQLHQEPAYRRKPNPIRRYDTDVLSPSYIQSFRDRQVQAQPFPGQFLGGPHAAVDLGYDCGSTAPLTSAAGPSLRT